Within Gemmatimonadetes bacterium T265, the genomic segment AGTACGTCGCCCGGTCGCCGCCGCCGGCGGCGCTGGCCCCGTAACGCTGCCGGTTGCCGACCCGGAACGGGGTCGTGCGCGGGTCGTTGAGCGGCTGGAACGACTGCAGCGAGTCCTGCTTGACACACGACCCGTCCGCGAGCGACTGCAGGTAGCAGCTCCCCGTGACCGCCCCGGTACTCGTCGTCCCGAACCCGACCGTGTTGAGCGGGAACGTATACGGGTTGTCGAGCGCCCCGCCCTCCGCGAACGCCGTGTACTGGGTGCGGCCGCGCACCCCGCGCTTGGTCGTCACCTGGATCACGCCGTTGGCCGCCTGCGTGCCGTACAGCCCGGTCGCCGCCGGCCCCTTCAGGATCTCGACGTTCTCGATGTCCTCGGGCTTCAGGTCGTTGATGCGCGACGGGTACTGCCCGCCGACGTCGAGCGACGACGAGTTGGGGTCGCTGTTGACGCGCACGCCGTCGATGATGAGCAACGGCTCGTTCGAGTTCGACAGCGAGTTGCCGCCCCGGATGCGCACGCGCGCGCCCGACCCCGACGCGCCGCCGCTCTGGGTGATCACGACGCCGGCGGCTTTCCCTTCCAGCAGTTCCGAACCGCTCGTGATGGCCGGCAGCGGCTGCTGGTCGGGCGTGATGCGCGCCACCTGGTTGCCCGTCTCGCGCGCGGCCTGCTCCGCGCCTGTCGCGGTCACGACGATCTCCGACAGGGACTGCGCCTGGGACCGGTCGAGCGTGAAGTTGAGCGTGACCGGGGCGCCCGCGACGACGGTCGCCCGCAAGGCCGTGAGCGCGTAGCCGAGCCGGCGCGCGCGCACCTCGACGGTCCCCGCCAGCACGCCGGTGATGCGGAACGTGCCGTTGTCGTTCGTGAGAGCGCTCTGGTTCCCGCCCACCACGTAGACCTGGACGCTGCCGAGCGGCGTGTTCGTGCCACGCTCGACGACGCGCCCGCTGACGACGCCCGTGGCCGCGGGCTGCTGGGCGCCGGCAGGGGCCGAGCGGCCCACGAGCGCGGCGGCCGTGAGGGCGGCCGCGCCACTGGGGGGGAGGACGGCGGGTGCGAGGGCGAGCACCGCGGACGCGCGGCGCACGCCGCGGCTCGAGCTCGGCATGCCAGGTCTCCGGAACGGGGGAACGGCGGGCCGAGGGGGAGCGGCGCGCCTCGACACATGGGCCGGCGACCCGGAGGTCGCCCCACTACTTCCGAGAGACTCATCGGTAAGCGATCCGGGTCACAACCGCGCAACGGTTCGTCGCGGCCGCCGAATGCGGCCGGACGCTACGCGCGGACGCGGGCCGGATGTGGCCTACATGCGCCGGTTCCCGTACGTGGGCGGCGCCAAGCCGCATGCGCGTCCGCGATCGCCCGAAGGCGTCATGCGGCGTCCGTTTTCGTTCGTGGCGCTGCGACGCCCAAGTTGTGCGGGGTGGCACGCACAGGCACCGGGTCGCGAATGCGTTCCACGGGTGGTGCGGGGCGCCGCAGGCGCGCGCAGGCCGACTGCAGGGGGCGCGCGAGCGGCGTGCCGCCGAACCAGGCTCCGAAGCGGACGCAGCCGAGTGGCGCCGCGGTGAGCCAGGGCGGCAAGCGGGTCTTCGCGAAGCCGAGGTCGCGCGCTTCCCGGAGGCGGAATGCGGCCGGTTCGGCGGCACGATGGCGTCCCTGGAGCCAAGTCGCTGCCGACAGCCGGACGCCCGGTGCCGGAACGGATCGGCGCCGGGCGCGGGCGTGCTCGCCCCCGCCCCCACCCCCGTCGGGGACGATCCGACCGATGTGGGGCGGCACCCCAACGGTCGCCGGAACCCGCGCCCGGCACGCCCGGCCGGCCAATAAGACTAGTTGTTATTTCGTTATCATTCGCAAGCTCGGGCCATTTCCCGAACGCCCGGGTTGGACGTCAGCTCGGACCGGCCCGGGGGCACTGGGCGCGTGCCGCGCCCCTGCACGCTCTTCCTGAGTCGCCTCCGGGATCTCCGGGCCGAGATCCGCGCCGCCGAGGCGACCGGCGCGCGACGAGCGCGACGTCGCCGTCCGGGGTCGCCCTCGGCCCGGGCCGCACGCGCTTCGACCTGCCGCCCCGGACGAGCGCCCCGCGCGCTTGCTCGACCGCGGTGCGGGCGGTCCTGCGCTCCCCCGTGCGACCGGCGGGCGGACGCGAAGCGGAGCGACCGAAGTCGCCGCAACGCGCCTCACAGGACTTCCCGATTCCAAAGTTTGCAGGGGTGCGGCACGCTACGTCGACCCGTCATACGGGTCAGCGCGGCGTCGCGCTGCCCGCGCGTGTTGGCGCGGCGTCTTCGCACGACGCGCCGACCGGCAGTGTATACCAGACCTGGAGCGCGAGGCCGTCGACGGCGGCGACCTCATCGTTCGCGATCCGGGCGGCCATCACGGATCGCCTGTTAGCCTCGCCCGGACTGAGCGCCGTCGTATGCGCGAGGCCGAGCGCGTGCCCGATCTCGTGGAGGGCGACCGCGTGCACCTCGCGCGGCGTCAGCGTCACGCCGCGGTCGTCCACTTCGCTGAGCGTGATGACCGCGTCGGTGATCGCGCCCGTCTGCGCGTCGTGGAACACCCCGCTCCGGCCGTCCGCGTTGCCCAGCGCACCGTCCGCCCTGGGGTGCACGCGTGGCACCCACCCGATCCGGACGTCGGCGTCCGTCGAGTCGTGTACCACGCGCAGCTGCACGTCCGGCGTCGCGGCGTCCCAATCCCGAACCGCATGCGCGACGCCGAAGACGAACTCCGCACCGGACGCCGCGTCGCGCCGGCGGACGCCGGTCCACGCCGCGATCCACACGCCGATCGGCATGTGCTCGGTCGGCCAGCGCACGACGGTGCCCCGGGAGAACGCGAGAGTCTCGTGGACGAGCGTCCACGCAGGCCCGACGATGCGCTCCGCCGGCCGGGTGTGGCCGGCTCCCGGTTCCGCTGCGGACGGTGCGACGTGCGCCCGCGCCAGCGTTTCGCACGGGCCGACGGCCGTGGGGCGGACCGCGTCGGCGGACGCCGCGGCCGGTCCCGACGCGGGTGGATCGCCGGACGCCGGCCGAGATGCCGCGCGCGTTCCGGACGCCGTCGTGCACGCGGCGAGGACAACCGCGAGTGACACGCGCACGTACGCGTCCCGCGCACCACCGGTGTGAGCGACGGACGCCGCAGCGCGCGAGGAGTACGACACTCCACTAATGTGCGGGGCGGGCACGTCGGCCGCCGAACGCGACGCGTGCCGCCCCACCCTCACCGCCACGACTCACCGCATTGCCTGACGTGCGACGGCTGGCGTGATGCCCCACCCCGGTCGGCCCTGGCGCCGATCTCCCTGGCTGCGCTACGTGGCGGTCGTCCTCGCCACCGTTTCCCAGCTTGCCTTCACCCTGCTGCCACTCGTCGACGGGTGGCACGGGCTCGGCGCGGGCCCGCACGTCGAGGCGGCCGGCGTGACGGCGCACTACGCGCATGCCGAGGACACGTGCGCCGCGTGCTACGTCGGCGCGCTCACCGTGCACCCGACGCCGACGGTGCGGCTGGCCGTCGCGTCGGACCCGACGCCGAGCACCCGGGCGCGCGGCGGCTCGGCGCCGCCCGCCGCCGTCCCGACGGCGTCGCCCTCATCGCCCCACCGCTCGCGCGCCCCCCCGACCCCGGACTGATTCCCGTCCGCGACGTCGTCCCGACGTCGTTCGACCCCCTCAGGTTCGAGGTCTTCCATGCGCGTCGTCGTTGGGCTGGGTGCGAGTCTCGCACTCGCCCGCTCCGCGTGGGCACAGCATCCGGCCGTCGACTCCCTCCGCCTCACGCGGCGCGAGGCGATCGCCGAGGCGCTCCTGCGCAACCCCCAGATCGATGTCGCCCGCGAGCAGAGCGCGCAGTCCCGCGCGCGCCGCGTCGAGGCGATCGCCATCCCCGACCCGGCCGTGGTCGGGTCGATCGCCCAGAACTCGGCCACCCTCAACCCGGGCCTTGCGGCGTCGCGTGCCGTCGGCGTCGCGCTGGACGTCCCGTTCCCGACCAAGTTCGCGTTGCGCAACAAGGTCGCGACGGCGGACGTGCGCGCGGCGGAGTCGAACATCCGCCTGCAGCAGCAGACGATCGCCTCCTCGACCTCGGCCACCTACGACTCGCTGCTCGTCGCTCGGCGTCTGCGGGCCATCCTCCAGGAGGCGCGCCAGCTCTCGGCGGATTTCCTCAAGCGGACGCAGGCGCGGTACACCGCCGGCACCGTCGCGCGGCTGGACGTCATCCGGGCGCAGGTCGACGTCGGGCAATCCGACAACGCGCTGATCGCCAACGAGCGCGACGTCGCCAACGCGCAGGCGTCGCTCAACCGCCTGCTCGGCCGCGTGATCGGCCTGCCCATCGCGCCCGCCGACTCGCTCGGCGCGCCGCCGGCGCTCCCCGACTCGACGACCATCGAGCGGATCGCCCTCGCCTCGCGGCCCGAGGTCGCCGTGCTCGAAAGCCAGCAGCGCGGGGCGCAGGCCAACACGACGCTCCTCAAGCAGTTCTGGGTGCCGGACCTGACGTTCGGCGTCGCGCACGACTTCACGCTCCCCGACGCGCCGCTCGTCTCGGCCGGCGTCGCGCTCCCGCTCCCGATCCTGTTCCGCCAGCACACGCGCGGCGAGATCGCCGAGTCACAGGCGCGGGAGCGCGAACTCGCCGCGAGCGCGCGGGACCTGCGCGCGCAGGTCACCCAGGACGTCCGGTCCGCGTTCGCGAACGCCAACACGACGCTGCGGCAGGTGGTCTTCCTGCGCGACCAGCTCGTGCCGTCCGCGCGCGAGGCCTTCCGCGTCGCGTCCGTCAGCTACGGCCTCGGCGGGCTCTCCGCGCTCGACGTGCTCGACGCCCGCCGCTCGCTGCAGGACGCCGAGACGCAGCTCGCCGTCGCGTTAGGCGCCGCGAACTCCGCGCGCGCCGACCTGCAGCGCGCCCTCGGCGTCCCGCTCACCTCGCTCCCGGCCGCCCCATGACGACCACCTCGAACCACCGCGCGCTCGGGCGCGCCGCCGGGCGCGCGCTCGCGGGCGGCCTGCTCGGCGCCGTCGCCTGCAACGCGGGCACCGACCGGAGCGCTGCCGCCGCGTCCCCGACCTCCGCGCCGTCGACGGCCGCCCCCGCCCGCACCGCCGGCTTCTCCGTCACGCCGGCGCAGCGCGCGCGCCTGCACGTCGTCACGGTGCAGCCGACGCACTACCAGCCCGTCGTGCAGACCACGGGGACCGTCGCCTTCAACGCCGACCGCTCGACGCCCGTGCTGTCGGACGTGTCGGGGCCGGCGCTGCGCGTCTTCGTCGACCCCGGCGCCGTCGTCAACCGGGGCGACCCGCTCGCGGCGGTGTCGTCGCCCGACTTCGCGACTGCGGTCGCGCAGTTCCGCAAGGCGCAGAGCGCGTACGGCAACCTCTCGCGCATCGCCACGCTCGACGCCCAGCTCTTCAAGAACGACGCGCTGGCCCGGCGGGACCTGGAGCAGGCGCAGACCGACGCCGCGGCCGCCGCGGCTGACCGCGACGCGGCCATCCAGCAGATGCGCGCGCTCGGAGTCGGCGCCGCGGAGATCGCCGCGATCGCCGACAACCGGGCGGCGGCGCCGGTCGTCGCGACGATCCGCGCCCCGATCGCCGGGACCGTGGTCGAGCGGCTCATCAGCCCCGGCCAGCTGCTCACGGCCGGCACGACGCAGGCGTTCACGGTCGCCGACCTCTCGACCGTGTGGGTGCTCGCGAGCGTGTTCCCCGACAACCTGCGCGACGTGGCGGCGGGCGCGGCGGCC encodes:
- a CDS encoding hemolysin secretion protein D; translation: MTTTSNHRALGRAAGRALAGGLLGAVACNAGTDRSAAAASPTSAPSTAAPARTAGFSVTPAQRARLHVVTVQPTHYQPVVQTTGTVAFNADRSTPVLSDVSGPALRVFVDPGAVVNRGDPLAAVSSPDFATAVAQFRKAQSAYGNLSRIATLDAQLFKNDALARRDLEQAQTDAAAAAADRDAAIQQMRALGVGAAEIAAIADNRAAAPVVATIRAPIAGTVVERLISPGQLLTAGTTQAFTVADLSTVWVLASVFPDNLRDVAAGAAADVVTDASPTPLQGRVTYIAALVDSSSNAVSVRLLVPNRGLVLRRGMFVRVGIHAARERTDILVPVSAVLRDEQNLPFVFVAAPDGSFGRRQVTLGQQVGDQYALRTGLAPGDQVVAEGALFLQFAETQ